The genomic region TGGGAGCACATactgttaagttgaaccgtttctgttctcttggctcaatgcaaatagttcatccgagtgaactgtatgccgtatattgcacacacattcatcgggctgaccgtttcttttgtgttgcctaatcacaaacagttcatccgagtgaactgtatgtcgtatatcacacacaccttcatctggctgcccgtttcttttgttccacctcatcAGAAACAGTTTATCAGggcgaactgtatgtcgtatatcgcacacaccttgatctggctgcccgtttttgttgttctgtcTCACCGCAagcagttcgtatggatcaaccgtatgcacCGCATCGCACACGCATCTAAAATCTGAACCGTTTTTTATGTATCTACCATCGCAAATGGTTTGcatctttttgacggttttttacatcaccatttgcgattaatgcatcgcacgcagtttcgtcgaagggtctctgattataggctcacgttagcagcatcctgcaggaGTGGTTATCGCAACACTGTTGGCAATCATTAGGTAATGTTACATTTTGTAGCCTTTTTCACCAGCGAGGGTAAGAAGTAAAACTTAATCGTGGTTTAAGATTTCTCATCGTGCTTTCAGGGCTGTGCAATCTAGTGTTAGGGGCTTCGTATCAATTTAAGAGATCAACGATGACAACTATAGTTCAAGGGTGATGGTCCTTACTCcttaggggcacatgcacgaagacacCCGGGCTGTCATTGTCAAGATGAGGCCGACTCTTGTAGCGGGTGACGATTCCAATGTGTCGATGACTCATTCTGGCTAGTGATAGATCTAGTGGGGCACCCCCTGTAAAATTGCAAAATGAATTTTACTATGTACCTTGGACTACATATCTAACAAGTTAATGTTACTTTAAGACTACTAGATAATTGCCGTGCGTTTCACTCAATTTTTTTTTTGCCGTACGTTGTAACGGTGGCATAAATATTTTAATAGATTGACCAGTGATAGCCCACTATTATTACATTAGTGTGCTAAAATCTTAGCTAGTTTTGGTTTCCAATGAACATTATTTACCTACCATCTTGTTGTTAAATAATTATTTGGTAACTTATTGACTTATCAAAGTAAGTGGTACTTCTTTTGGTAAGTTAATAAGACATGGACAAATGTGTTGGTTTAGGGAAGAATTGTGGGAGGAAATTAAAGATGGGAGGAGAAAAGTCATTAAAAGGAAGGAAGGAGAACATATACAAAGTGGTTGGACATAGTAAAGGGTGAAACCAAACCTTAGGTtctttttaggtagtatatatatatggagagagagagagagatttgctgaAATTATTATGATATTTAGACTAAAATAGACTATATAGTACTACCTTCGGTCCATAAAAAGTGTTGCAGTTTGAACTAACCCCACTCCAAAACTAGTTCAAAACCGCAACCCTTATTTTGGATCAGTGGGTGTATAAATTTTCATAAATTTTGAACCGGTTCTGGTGGAGGCATTGGTCATTCGGTGGTTCAGAAAACTTGATGTAATCTTTACCGTTTCCTAAAGCATTGGGTGCTTGGTGCTTCTGGTGAGATTTGACAATTTGTATTGTACGATATGTACTTATCATTCTGTCATTTAACCAGCGGGGGTAAAAGAAGAAACACAATGTCACACAGCTTAAGAAGTGCAAACTAGCTCTAAACATGCTAAATTACGGGGACTTGTGTAAAGATTGACGAAGATAATAATTTAGAAAGTTTTGTACAACCAAATTGTCACTGGCCTGTCACCAACAatgcacgcctgcatgcatgcatgtaaacAAGGTGGACATGGCTGAACAATCCTGGATATGCACGCCATCGTTATGAAGCACCTAACTAATTACAACCATGCACCACGCTGTGTGCATCTCCATCGATCTGGTCACTCCCTACCCGGCCTTAACCCCAACTACTTAATAATAACCTCTCTAATGCACATTACTGACTTGGTTACACATCTTTATAAGAAGTGGCCGGCATGCACTAGTGTGGCACTCCACATAGTAGCCACGACTCAGTAGATGGCGGCATTGGCGGCCCAAGTCGCGGCGCTGGCCGccgtcctcctctttctcccttccctcCTCGCTCCCGTCGCCGCGCAGCAGGGCAAGGCCAAGGCCTTCTGCATCAGCCAGTTCGCCATCGCTAGTCAGGCTTGCTCCATCCTGCCGCCCAGCCCCCCGGAGGACGACCATCACCACCACcacgatgatgacgacgacgacgacgacgatgacgacgacgacgacgatgacgagcaCCATGGCGGTGACGGTGACCGCCGCCTCCGTGGACGCCATGGCCACGCGGCGGTCTTCAACATCTCGTCCCTTGGCCTGATGGCGGCAAACAACGACAGCAGCGGCGTTCACGTTGCAAGAAACGGCACAGGTCACCATGGCGGCAACCACACCCaccgcgggcgcgggcgcggacgCGGGCGTGGGCGTCTTCGTGGTACTGGACGCGGCCGGCGTGGGCGTGTGCGCGACGGTGATGAGGACCCCGATCATGACGACGACCACAAGGAGGACCCCGACCATGATGATGACCACGAGGAGGACCCCGACCACGACGACGaccatgacgacgacgacgaacatgatgatgatgatgatgacgacgacgatgaccaCGACCACGATAACGACAACCACGAGCACCACCACGACGAGGAGCTCCGGGCGTACCGCGACTGCTGCCGGTGGCTGCAGGAGGTGCAGAAGGACTGTGTGTGCGAGGCGCTCCTGCGGCTGCCGCCGTTCCTCGTGAAGCCACAGCACAAGTACGTCGTCCGGGTGGGGCGGACGTGCCGGATCGTCTACCGCTGCGGCGGCGTGTAGCCAACTGGCCGGTTCACACGTTTGTTTAACTGCACTCATTGTCCCTGCTTCCTCTCTACGATTACGTGGATGTTTTGCTCTTCAGTCTACATAGATGGATAATTAGGTAGGCAGCACGTATGGATCGGGTATAGTTTTTCTACCTAGTATTGTCCTCAAAGTTTTTCGATGTGCTTCCATTCCGACAGACTAATTGATAATAATACTACATGTTGTCCTCACAAGGAGTTTAGTAGTAAGTACTATCTATGTATTGTTTCTACACGCATGATGCGTGTTTGACAAATCATTAATCAAGGGACAAAATTGCAGTTACAGATTATTAGAACAAAGAGAGGAGAGAAACCAGAAAAAACAATGATTAGATAGCCACATATAAGGAATGCATGGAAACCAATGATCTCTACTACTAAAGGATAGTTTGTTAGTTTTTCACTTTCATGGTTTCCACCCGTCCAATAATACATGTCCCCTTCCACCGATTGTTCTTCGTGTAAGATGTATCtggtggaagcgttcctactcctccaTAGAGGAGCCGCGAGGCTTTATTGATCGTGGGCAGGAAACGCCCCTGCCGTGGCTTACAAGTCATCTACCGATCGCTAGGATTCGGTAGGATAAGAGATAGGAGgttacaagggagaggaagagatAAGTAGTTTAGATTACAACAGAATATATGTctaagtctaacaccctcccttaatctgaaCTACCTATCCTAGGTTGAGATTGTTCTTGAATGCTTCGAATGGCTTGTACGGTAAGGCTTTGGTGAAACCATCAGCTACTTGATCTTTTGAAGGAATAAAGCGTATCTCCAGTTTCTTCTCTGCAACTCTTTCCCGTACAAAATGAAAGcctatttcaatgtgctttgttctgGCATGAAAAACTGGATTAGCACTTAAATAAGTAGCACCTAAGTTATCACACCATAGGCATGAGGCACGACGTTGCTTAACACCCAATTCCTCAAGCAAAGACTCAACCCAAATGATCTCTGCAGTAGCATTTGCCAAtgacttgtactcagcttcagtactcgACCTTGACACTGTTGCTTGTTTCCTGGCACTCCATGAAATAAGGTTAGACCCAAAGAAAACAGCAAATCCTCCTGTGGATTTTCTATCATCACTACagcctgcccaatctgcatcagagaaagcACTAACCAGTGTAGAATGGGAAGGTTTAAAACACAGCCCCAAATCTATAGTGTGCTTCACATACCTTATGATCCTTTTGACAGCTGTCCAATGAGCAGAAGTGGGAGCATGCAGATATTGACATACTTTGTTAACAGAAAATGAGATATCTCGCCGTGTCAAGGTTAAGTATTGCAAGGCTCCAACAGCACTTCTATACCTGGTGCTTTCCTTCTCATTAAGTGGTTCCCCTTCATAAGCTGACAGTTGTTCTGATGAGGATAATAGTGTGGGGGAAGGCTTGCAATCCTTCATTCCCATCCGAGCCAAGAGTTCAGTGGCATATTTTTCTTGTTTCAACACTATACCATCCTGAACCTTCTTAACTTCAATGCCTAGAAAGAAACTTAAATCACCAAGATCCTTTAAGGCAAATTCTGAGCTTAGATCACGCAAAAGAGCATTAGTAGCATTCTGAGAAGAGCTTGCAactataatgtcatcaacatatatgagcacAAAGATGACTGTATTTGCCTTATTGTATATGAAGAGAGATGTGTCAGCTTTTGATGCAACAAAGCCAAGATGTTTCAACTGCATACTTAGTCTGGAATACCatgctctaggtgcttgtttcaaGCCATAGAGAGCCTTGTCAAGTTTGCATACATAATGTGGTTTTTGCCTGTTTTCATAACCTGGTGGTTGCCTCATGtagacctcctcttccagaacatcATGTAAAAACGCATTCTTTACGTCTAGCTGTCTCAGACTCCATCCCCTAGACACAGCAATTGCTAGCACAAGTCTTATGGTTGCAGCTTTTATTACAGGACTAaatgtatcctcataatcaataccataaCGCTGCTTAAAGCCTTTAGCAACAAGACGTGCTTTAtacctgtcaatggagccatctgcccTCTTTTTGATTCTATACACCTATTTACAATCAATGATGTTTTTACCTCTTTGATTTGGTACCAAACGCCATGTCTTGTTTTTTATCAGGGTTGTATACTCCTCATCCATGGCCTTCTTCCACTTTGGATCTCTAAGCGCATCATCTAGTTTTGTCGGCTCTCCTGAAATACACAGCATACCATACCTTATTGTGCCATCAGTCCTTATTTTTGGCTTTTTAATACCTTTTTGTAGTCGAGTTGTGACTTTGGATGTGGCTGGTTGCTGCTGTACACGCGGGCGTGCGGATCCACTTGTCGCAGAAGATCCTGGAGGGGAGACAGGAGTTGCCGCATCCGATCCTGTGGTCGCAGATGTGGCGCGCGGATCCACAGCCGCACCGTCTGTAGCCGCAGACGATCCCGTGCCAGTCGCGCCAGGTGGGCCTGTTGGCTGCATGCACCCGCCGCGCCTCGCAATGATTGGCTGCATGCGCGGGCCGCTCGATGGAGATTCTCCGCGCGATGACGTGGCGGTGGCGGAGCGGCTCGCCCGCGCCTATTCTCCTGTTCGATCGAATCACGATCCGAGGCGAATATCCGCGCGTGATCCGAGGGGGATTGAGGCGCAGGGGTGGCAGGCGCCGCCAAATCATCCTCGAACGCCGCGCcaccttcgtcttcttcttctacatGAAATATAGCTTCATTTTCTTCAGGATTTTGATCATTCTGTCCGTTTTCTTCCCTGTTTCCTTCAGGTACCTGCACACACGGAAGACAAGCACTGGTTCCAGCAGGAATATTATCATCATGTTGGTTTGTACAATTGTTGTTTCCCCCGTGATCAAAACCTCGAAGTGTAGGT from Triticum aestivum cultivar Chinese Spring chromosome 4A, IWGSC CS RefSeq v2.1, whole genome shotgun sequence harbors:
- the LOC123081994 gene encoding aspartate and glycine-rich protein-like — protein: MAALAAQVAALAAVLLFLPSLLAPVAAQQGKAKAFCISQFAIASQACSILPPSPPEDDHHHHHDDDDDDDDDDDDDDDDEHHGGDGDRRLRGRHGHAAVFNISSLGLMAANNDSSGVHVARNGTGHHGGNHTHRGRGRGRGRGRLRGTGRGRRGRVRDGDEDPDHDDDHKEDPDHDDDHEEDPDHDDDHDDDDEHDDDDDDDDDDHDHDNDNHEHHHDEELRAYRDCCRWLQEVQKDCVCEALLRLPPFLVKPQHKYVVRVGRTCRIVYRCGGV